The Pirellulales bacterium DNA segment GTCGCGATAGATCGCCAGCGCCTTGAGCCCCAGTCGCCAGCCTTCCATATAGGCATTGGCGATGTCGTTGGGCGAGGTTTCGCGCGGCATGTTGACCGTCTTGCTGATCGCGCCCGAAAGGAACGGCTGCGCGGCGGCCATCATCGTGACGTGCGCATGCCAAGCGATCGAGCGCTGGCCTCCACGCGGCTTAAAGGCGCAATCGAAGATCGGCAGATGCTCCGGCGCAAGCCCGCTACTGCCTTCGATCGTGTCGTTTTCCTTGATGTAGGCAAGGATCGATTCGATCTTCGGCTGATCGTAGCCAAGCGTCTTGAGCGCCAGCGGCACCGTGTTGTTGACGATCTTCAGCATGCCGCCGCCGGCAAGCTGCTTGTACTTTACTAGCGCGATGTCGGGCTCGATGCCGGTCGTATCGCAGTCCATCAAGAAGCTGATCGTGCCGGTCGGGGCAAGCACGGTGGCCTGGGCGTTGCGGAAGCCATATTGCCGGCCGCCGTCAAGCACCTGATCCCAAAGTTCGCCCGCCGCGTCTTTCAAATACGCCGGACAGGCGTCGTCGATCTCGTCTGTCGCGTCGCGGTGCATTTGCATGACATGGAGCATCGGCTCGCGGTTCTTATCGTAGCCATCGAACGGCCCGACGGCCGCGGCCAACTCGACGCTGGTCAGGTTCGCAGTTCCGTGCAACAGCGCGGTCATCGCACCACACCATCCGCGCGCGGCGTCGCTGTCGTACGGCGTACCGCCGGCCATCAGCAGGCTGCCGAGGTTTGAGTAACCCAAACCGAGCGGCCGGTAGAGATGGCTGTTCAGCGCGATTTTCTTCGTCGGATAGCTGGCGTGATCGACCAGAATTTCCTGGGCGATGAAAAAGATCCGGCAGGCGTTCTTGAACCGCTCGACGTCAAACGTACCGTCGTCTTGGCGGAATTTCATCAGATTGATGCTCGCCAGATTGCAGGCCGTGTCGTCTAGGAACATATATTCACTACATGGGTTGCTCGCATTGATCCGCCCGCTGTTCGGGCACGTGTTCCAGCGGTTGATCGTCGTATCGTACTGCACCCCGGGGTCGCCGCATTGCCAGGCGCACTCGGCCATCCGCTGCATGACGTCGCGGGCGCGATACTCAGGGCCATGCTTGGCCTTGTCCGTCACCCAATGCGTCGTCCACTGCCCATCGGCTTCGGCGGCTCGCATGAATTCGTCGCTGACGCGGACCGACAGATTGGCGTTTTGGAACAAAATCGAACTGTACGCTTCACCGTTGAAATTCGATTCGTAGCCGCCCTTTTCGATCAGCACGCGGGCCTTATTCTCCTCCTTGGCCTTGCATTCGATGAAATCCATGATGTCGGGATGCTCGACTTTCAGCGATTGCATCTTGGCCGCGCGGCGCGTCTTGCCGCCGCTTTTCACCACCGCGGCAATCTGGTCGTAGACCCGCATGAACGACAACGGGCCGCTCGGGCGTCCGCCGCCCGATAGCTTTTCTCGATGCGAGCGGAGCGTGGACAGGTCGGTCCCGGTGCCCGAGCCGAACTTGAACAGCATGGCCTCGCTGCGCGCCAACTCCATGATGTCTTCCATGTTGTCGTTCACGCTCTGAATGAAACAGGCCGAGCCTTGCGGGAACTCGTACGGATTCTCCGGCTGGCAAACCGTTTCGCTCTCGACATTCCAATGCCAATTGCACGCTGCGCCTTTCACGCCGTACTGATGAAACAGGCCGACATTGAACCACACTGGCGAATTGAACGCCCCGTGCTGATGCAGGCAGAGCCAGGTCAATTCGCGATAGAACGTTTCGCCGTCCGCGGCGCTGGCAAAGTAGCCATCGGCAACGCCCCAATCGGCGATCGTTCGGCTGACGCGGTTGATCAGTTGGCGGACGCTGTTCTCGCGCTCGGGAGTGCCGTTCTCGCCATAGAAGTATTTGCTGACCACGACATTGGTAGCCAGTTGGCTCCAGAATGTGGGGATTTCGCAATTGGTTTGCTCGAACAGCAACTTGCCATCTTCCCCTTTGATGACGGCCGTGCGCGTCTCCCACTCGACCGTGTCGAACGGGTCAGCCACACCGGTCGGGCAAAACACGGGATCGATCGCCAATCCGCCAGCTCGCAGTCGCAACCCGTTCCGCATGGCACTAGCTCGCTTCGGAGAACGTTTCTTGGGCAAAGTCAGCTCGGCGCTTGCCATAGGTCAGCTCCTTCTGGGTTCAAAAGAGGGGCATCCATACCAGGCGACGTGTACATCCATACAAATCGCGATACCAACGGTTCGACGCGTTACCTTGTCAATCTTAGGGGAAACCGGCGAGAACTTTGGGCCGAAAACACCCCGAATGGGTGGAAAGTATCGTCAATCGCGTTAATATCTATATATTGTGGTGGATGCCATAATGAACCACAACATACAGCATGAAGGGTGCATCATACACGGAATTGGCCGAACGTCAACTATGTCACGCCGTTTTCTGTAAGTTGTGTCTGCAAAACACTTTATAACCTACGGTGAACGATGATGGTGCTAGCATGTTCGCAACCGCTAAATTCGGATTTGTCCGAATTTTTTCGGGCGATTCTGTCGTTTGGCAACTCGCTTCTCGCGAACGACTCATTCATCAAAAATTTTTTGAGATTCCTGGAAAGTAGGTAAGCTAGCCAAAGTGTCCAATCGACATTTTGCCATGTACTCGAAATTCTGCCTGCCAAGTAGATCTCGTATCCAAACGGTACCTGTTGGAAAATAGAGTTGAACCACGACCTGTGGATCGGGGCTAACCGGATGGATGCCTGGATTGTAAGCGGCATCGCATCATGGCTTCGAAACGCCGCACAATCGATGGTTCGAGAAGAACGGCAGCCTGGCATTCTGGTTTCAGGTAGGTTCGGCTAAACTTGCGGCCGCTTCTCAAGCTCGTTTTCCCTTCTCGTCACTCGTTACAAGCAATGATCGTGGTGCGATTGGTTTCGATGTTGCTTCTTGGCGCGATATTTTCGCGGGGTGCGGCAATTGCCCGCTGCGGCGATCTCGAGCCATCGCCAAATCAAGCTCTGGCCGACTTGGCGAAACAAATCATCATCGACAGCATCCCGCCGCAGTACGAAAAAAGCGACGATTGGGGGCATCAGGCCGATTTCCACCTTGGCTATCACTGGGTACAGCGCGACGGCGGTTGGCATCTCGACAAACGCATCAAGCGGCGGAACGACGGCCTGTGGCGGAAGTATTCGGTGCGACTGATCGATCCAGCAAACAACCTACAAGTGCGGTTCACGAAGGCACGTCCCCTCGGCGAGGGACGCACCGCGTTTCGCGTGCACCTCATCGCCAAATTGTGGACCGATGCGCGGCAAGAACGCTGGCGCGTCGGGGTCAAGGGGCTGAATTTCCACGTCGAAGCGGAGGCGACCGTTGAAGTGCGGCTCGACGTTGAAATCGCCGTCCAGCCGGTCGCCGACGCTTCGTTTGGCACGATCGAACTGCGGCCCAAAGTCACCGACGTAAACCTGCGT contains these protein-coding regions:
- a CDS encoding vitamin B12-dependent ribonucleotide reductase; its protein translation is MASAELTLPKKRSPKRASAMRNGLRLRAGGLAIDPVFCPTGVADPFDTVEWETRTAVIKGEDGKLLFEQTNCEIPTFWSQLATNVVVSKYFYGENGTPERENSVRQLINRVSRTIADWGVADGYFASAADGETFYRELTWLCLHQHGAFNSPVWFNVGLFHQYGVKGAACNWHWNVESETVCQPENPYEFPQGSACFIQSVNDNMEDIMELARSEAMLFKFGSGTGTDLSTLRSHREKLSGGGRPSGPLSFMRVYDQIAAVVKSGGKTRRAAKMQSLKVEHPDIMDFIECKAKEENKARVLIEKGGYESNFNGEAYSSILFQNANLSVRVSDEFMRAAEADGQWTTHWVTDKAKHGPEYRARDVMQRMAECAWQCGDPGVQYDTTINRWNTCPNSGRINASNPCSEYMFLDDTACNLASINLMKFRQDDGTFDVERFKNACRIFFIAQEILVDHASYPTKKIALNSHLYRPLGLGYSNLGSLLMAGGTPYDSDAARGWCGAMTALLHGTANLTSVELAAAVGPFDGYDKNREPMLHVMQMHRDATDEIDDACPAYLKDAAGELWDQVLDGGRQYGFRNAQATVLAPTGTISFLMDCDTTGIEPDIALVKYKQLAGGGMLKIVNNTVPLALKTLGYDQPKIESILAYIKENDTIEGSSGLAPEHLPIFDCAFKPRGGQRSIAWHAHVTMMAAAQPFLSGAISKTVNMPRETSPNDIANAYMEGWRLGLKALAIYRDGSKESQPLNTSSETDKAAAKATPKPRRERLPDTRRSLTHKFSIAGHEGYLTVGLYNDGRPGELFITMAKEGSTIGGLMDCFGTAVSMSLQYGVPLEVLVNKFSHSRFEPNGHTKNPEIRIAKSVVDYIFRWMGIEFLPGYREANRGVSAEDAKEGSVQGSGFKVQDSAQTEPESTARRDFESTQRAGEGLGTPEGTKSTAAAGPAPKTAARKAPANGVANGTQTKSPQKTLGIVEENAAMLHRAGVAIHIDQNSGVVSREEQFASFQLDAPTCDNCGSITVRNGNCYLCHNCGNSMGCS